One window from the genome of Chroococcidiopsis sp. TS-821 encodes:
- a CDS encoding NAD(+) kinase, translating to MQLNQVIIAHKAGDSLSKSWAEKCARQLESRNCRVLMGPSGPQDNPYPVFLASSTQPIDMALVLGGDGTALSAARNLAADGIPILAVNVGGNLGFLTESFDVFKDSEQVWDRLASDFYAIQRRMMLQAQVFEGNSSNLEPVSDRFLALNEICVKPASADRMITSILEMEIDGEVVDQYQGDGLIIATPTGSTAYTVAASGPIVHDGMQAITITPICPMSLSSRPIVLPAGSVVSIWPLADYELNTKLWTDSVLGTSIWPGQRVDVRMAEYLAKFIILRENYSYYQTLREKLHWAGARIRYSNNHRDN from the coding sequence GTGCAGCTTAATCAAGTCATTATTGCTCATAAAGCAGGAGATTCACTAAGTAAAAGCTGGGCAGAAAAATGCGCGCGGCAGTTAGAAAGTCGCAACTGTCGCGTCCTTATGGGACCAAGTGGACCGCAAGATAATCCTTATCCGGTATTTTTAGCATCGTCAACACAGCCGATTGATATGGCTTTGGTACTAGGTGGAGACGGTACAGCTTTGTCTGCGGCGCGAAATTTGGCAGCAGATGGAATTCCCATTTTGGCAGTAAATGTTGGAGGAAATTTAGGTTTTTTAACTGAGTCGTTTGACGTCTTTAAGGATTCAGAACAAGTATGGGATAGGTTAGCCTCTGACTTTTATGCGATTCAACGGCGGATGATGCTCCAAGCCCAAGTATTTGAAGGGAATAGTAGCAATCTTGAACCTGTTAGCGATCGCTTTCTTGCTCTCAATGAAATTTGTGTCAAACCCGCATCGGCAGACCGGATGATTACTTCGATTCTGGAAATGGAAATCGATGGTGAAGTTGTCGATCAATATCAAGGTGATGGACTTATTATTGCTACACCCACCGGTTCCACTGCATATACTGTAGCAGCGAGTGGTCCCATTGTGCATGATGGAATGCAAGCTATTACCATCACTCCAATTTGCCCGATGAGTCTTTCAAGTCGTCCAATTGTCTTACCTGCAGGATCAGTTGTTAGTATTTGGCCTTTGGCAGATTATGAGTTGAATACAAAGTTGTGGACCGATAGCGTCCTCGGAACTTCAATTTGGCCTGGTCAACGCGTTGATGTCCGCATGGCGGAATACCTTGCTAAGTTTATTATCTTACGAGAAAATTATTCGTATTATCAAACATTACGCGAAAAGCTACATTGGGCAGGTGCAAGAATTCGCTACAGCAATAACCATCGAGATAATTAA
- the cpdA gene encoding 3',5'-cyclic-AMP phosphodiesterase — protein sequence MNQSPLSIAQVTDIHLFADEKQELLGINTTKSFQAVVERLISLQNKIDALLVTGDLSQDGTPTSYQRLQHLLVPLNKPTYWIPGNHDDFAVMQQILNQAFILPQKEFTWGGWNFVLINSAVPGNVRGHLSETTLAWLERQLVARKTQPTLIALHHPPFAVNSLWLDRSILENADEFFAILDRHPQVKLVLFGHIHQEFHCQRNGVHYLGSPATSVQFEPHSTQFALRPEYPGFRLIQLYPNGRWLTQIERVACSEYILDLAATGY from the coding sequence ATGAATCAATCTCCCTTATCTATCGCTCAAGTTACAGACATTCATCTATTTGCAGATGAAAAGCAAGAGTTACTGGGAATCAACACCACCAAATCGTTTCAAGCAGTAGTTGAACGGTTAATTAGTTTACAAAATAAAATAGACGCGCTGCTGGTTACAGGAGATTTATCACAAGATGGAACACCTACATCCTATCAGCGCTTGCAACATTTGCTGGTGCCGCTAAACAAGCCTACCTATTGGATTCCTGGAAATCACGACGACTTTGCGGTAATGCAGCAAATCTTAAATCAAGCGTTTATTTTACCACAGAAGGAATTTACCTGGGGCGGTTGGAACTTTGTCTTAATCAATTCAGCCGTACCAGGGAATGTTCGCGGTCACCTTTCAGAAACAACACTAGCTTGGTTAGAAAGACAGCTAGTCGCTCGAAAAACGCAGCCAACTTTGATAGCATTACATCATCCACCCTTTGCAGTCAATTCTCTTTGGCTGGATCGCAGCATACTAGAAAATGCTGATGAGTTTTTTGCCATTTTAGATCGCCATCCACAAGTCAAGTTGGTTTTGTTTGGTCACATTCATCAAGAATTTCATTGCCAGAGAAACGGCGTGCATTACCTAGGTAGTCCTGCGACTTCAGTGCAGTTTGAACCACATAGTACGCAATTTGCCTTGAGACCAGAATACCCAGGGTTTCGACTTATTCAACTTTATCCTAATGGCAGATGGCTGACGCAAATCGAGCGCGTAGCTTGTAGCGAATATATTTTGGATTTAGCAGCAACTGGATATTAG
- a CDS encoding type 1 glutamine amidotransferase domain-containing protein: protein MTNKKILIAVTSHEELGNTGKKTGFYLSEVTHPYDVFTRAGYDVDFVSPKGGKAPMDGVQLEDPLNKAFLDDPDKVKQVENTLQPSQVDPTQYDAIFYAGGHGTMWDFPNNEQLAQIAANIYEQGGVVGAVCHGPAGLLNIKLANGEYLIKGKTVSGFTNEEEAAVELTEAVPFLLESALKERGAEFTKAANFEAHVVKSDRLVTGQNPASAAGVAEQMLQLIENPTETTSSATV, encoded by the coding sequence ATGACGAACAAAAAAATTCTCATTGCCGTCACCAGCCACGAGGAACTAGGCAACACAGGGAAAAAGACAGGGTTTTATCTTTCTGAGGTGACGCACCCCTACGATGTCTTTACGCGCGCAGGCTACGACGTAGATTTTGTCAGTCCCAAAGGTGGAAAAGCACCGATGGACGGCGTGCAGCTTGAAGACCCGCTCAATAAAGCATTTCTAGATGACCCCGACAAGGTAAAACAAGTTGAAAACACGCTGCAACCATCGCAAGTCGATCCGACTCAGTACGATGCTATTTTTTATGCAGGCGGTCACGGGACAATGTGGGATTTTCCTAATAACGAACAACTTGCTCAAATCGCGGCAAATATTTACGAACAAGGTGGTGTTGTTGGTGCTGTTTGTCACGGACCTGCAGGACTACTCAACATTAAGCTTGCTAATGGCGAGTATCTCATCAAAGGTAAAACTGTTTCTGGCTTTACAAACGAAGAAGAAGCCGCAGTGGAACTGACTGAAGCTGTGCCATTTTTACTCGAATCAGCATTAAAAGAAAGAGGCGCAGAATTTACAAAAGCAGCAAATTTTGAAGCGCATGTTGTCAAAAGCGATCGCCTCGTTACTGGACAAAATCCTGCTTCTGCTGCAGGTGTCGCCGAACAAATGCTGCAATTAATCGAAAATCCTACTGAAACTACCTCCTCTGCGACAGTCTGA
- a CDS encoding Hsp20/alpha crystallin family protein translates to MRYRRFSYRYTGIVSGINSPSQSDFWKSQIQSRFAYPQWQPPADLYETPTDLIVKAEIAGMIEEDFEISLYENALVIQGTRSWENLQGDEHYHAVNIQYGSFHLEVPLRQKIERDRVQARYDRGFLYVMLPKAEVSL, encoded by the coding sequence ATGCGCTACCGTCGATTCAGTTACCGTTACACTGGCATTGTTTCTGGAATAAATTCACCCTCACAGTCAGACTTTTGGAAGAGTCAGATTCAGTCTAGGTTTGCTTACCCTCAATGGCAGCCGCCTGCCGATCTCTATGAAACTCCCACAGATTTGATTGTGAAAGCTGAAATTGCGGGGATGATAGAGGAAGATTTTGAAATTTCCCTCTACGAGAACGCTCTAGTCATTCAAGGGACGAGATCTTGGGAGAATCTCCAAGGAGACGAACACTACCATGCCGTCAACATTCAGTATGGTTCGTTTCACCTAGAAGTGCCCTTAAGGCAGAAAATTGAGCGCGATCGCGTTCAAGCTCGTTACGATCGCGGTTTTTTGTACGTCATGCTACCCAAAGCGGAGGTGTCACTGTGA
- the lon gene encoding endopeptidase La, which yields MAVAPIVVGQERSVKLVDEVMRTNRLVALVAQRNPEVRPAGPDDIYRVGTAAIIHRLLRLPDGTLQIVVQGLERIRLLDFLQTEPFLVARVEKASEQTTTNMETEALRRTLGELFRKLVLLTDDIPNELANAGENVSDSRMFAYLVAAMVPIDTPVRQEVLELNTVPDKLKRLIELVQQELAVRELQQQIASDAQEKISKTQREYILREQLKSIQRELGEEDTEQAEIREIRKQLEAAQLPEEARKEALRELSRLERLPAISPEYGMIRTYLDWMVNLPWNIATGQAIDLAHARQILDEDHYDLERIKDRILEYLAVKKLKGDREVVLKQQREAQITLQKDQTEHKPAAQFEKHQEILDDIRREPILCFVGPPGVGKTSLGQSIARAMGRKFVRVSLGGVSDEAEIRGHRRTYIGALPGRLIQALRRVETSDPVFMLDEVDKLGRSFQGDPAAALLEVLDPAQNHTFVDTYLGVPFDLSRVLFICTANTIETIPSPLLDRMEILSLSGYTEMEKLHIARRYLLPKQLRINGLQPEELTITDTALQRIIREYTREAGVRSLEREIGTVVRKVARQIAEGTAKSANIEAEQIPDYLRRPRFANEVVERIDRPGIATGLAWTPTGGDVLFVEATMMPGRDERLILTGMLGDVMRESAQAALSYVRSNAEKLEIDPKVFVGKVVHVHVPAGATPKDGPSAGVTMVTAIASLASGRLVRNDVAMTGEITLRGKVLPVGGIREKVLAAYRAGVKTVILPQRNETDLEDVPQEVRNQLQFVFADAAEEVLATALMPV from the coding sequence ATGGCAGTTGCTCCAATTGTTGTGGGACAGGAGCGCTCGGTCAAGCTGGTAGATGAAGTCATGCGTACCAACCGGTTAGTGGCGCTAGTCGCGCAACGCAACCCAGAAGTGCGTCCAGCAGGTCCTGATGATATCTATCGTGTTGGTACTGCGGCAATTATTCATCGGCTACTGCGCTTGCCTGATGGCACATTGCAAATCGTGGTTCAAGGATTAGAGCGAATTCGGCTCCTTGATTTTTTACAAACAGAACCGTTTTTAGTGGCGCGGGTAGAAAAAGCCTCTGAACAAACTACTACCAACATGGAAACTGAAGCCCTGCGCCGCACCCTGGGCGAATTATTTCGTAAGTTGGTTTTGCTGACGGATGATATTCCCAACGAGTTAGCCAATGCAGGCGAAAATGTCAGTGATTCTCGCATGTTTGCCTATCTAGTTGCCGCTATGGTTCCGATAGACACTCCAGTGCGGCAAGAAGTGTTAGAACTGAATACAGTGCCAGATAAACTGAAGCGGCTGATTGAGCTAGTGCAACAGGAACTCGCTGTCCGAGAATTACAACAGCAAATTGCTTCCGATGCCCAGGAAAAAATTTCCAAAACTCAGAGAGAATACATTCTCCGAGAACAATTAAAATCAATTCAGCGGGAACTTGGTGAGGAAGATACTGAACAAGCCGAAATTCGAGAAATACGGAAACAGCTAGAAGCAGCGCAGTTGCCTGAAGAGGCGCGTAAAGAAGCCTTGCGAGAATTATCTCGCCTAGAACGCCTGCCGGCAATATCGCCCGAATACGGCATGATTCGTACCTATCTGGATTGGATGGTGAATCTACCCTGGAACATTGCCACAGGCCAAGCAATCGATTTAGCTCATGCTCGGCAAATTCTAGATGAAGACCATTACGATTTAGAACGAATTAAAGACCGGATCTTGGAATATCTGGCGGTCAAAAAACTAAAAGGCGATCGCGAAGTAGTTCTCAAGCAGCAGCGTGAAGCTCAAATAACTTTGCAAAAAGACCAAACTGAACATAAACCAGCAGCTCAATTTGAGAAGCATCAAGAGATACTTGATGATATTCGCCGGGAGCCGATCTTGTGTTTCGTAGGACCGCCAGGAGTAGGTAAAACTTCTCTGGGACAGTCGATCGCCCGCGCTATGGGGCGTAAATTTGTGCGGGTTAGTCTAGGCGGTGTAAGTGACGAGGCAGAAATCCGCGGACATCGCCGTACCTACATTGGCGCTTTACCTGGTCGTTTGATTCAAGCCTTGCGTCGCGTAGAAACTTCCGATCCCGTGTTTATGCTGGACGAGGTAGACAAGTTAGGTAGAAGTTTTCAGGGCGATCCGGCAGCAGCACTTTTGGAAGTTCTCGACCCGGCACAAAATCATACGTTTGTAGATACCTATCTGGGTGTACCGTTTGATTTGTCCAGAGTGCTATTTATCTGCACCGCCAATACGATTGAAACCATTCCCTCTCCTTTACTCGATCGCATGGAGATTTTGAGTCTCTCTGGCTACACCGAAATGGAAAAATTACACATTGCCCGTCGCTATCTGTTGCCAAAACAGCTTCGCATCAATGGATTACAGCCAGAGGAATTAACCATTACCGATACAGCTTTGCAAAGGATTATTCGGGAATATACCCGCGAGGCAGGAGTCCGCAGTTTAGAGCGAGAAATTGGTACAGTGGTTCGCAAAGTTGCTCGTCAAATTGCTGAAGGAACAGCTAAGTCTGCAAACATTGAAGCAGAGCAGATTCCTGATTACTTGCGCCGCCCGCGATTTGCAAATGAAGTGGTGGAACGGATCGATCGTCCTGGAATTGCTACAGGTCTAGCCTGGACCCCAACTGGCGGAGATGTGCTATTTGTCGAAGCTACGATGATGCCTGGACGAGATGAACGATTGATATTAACAGGAATGCTGGGAGATGTGATGCGCGAATCCGCCCAGGCAGCACTGTCTTACGTGCGATCGAATGCTGAAAAACTAGAGATTGACCCGAAAGTTTTTGTTGGCAAAGTGGTGCACGTGCATGTACCAGCTGGGGCAACTCCCAAGGATGGACCTTCGGCAGGAGTAACGATGGTAACGGCGATCGCCTCCCTCGCCTCAGGTCGTTTAGTACGCAATGACGTCGCCATGACTGGTGAAATTACGCTCCGAGGTAAAGTTTTACCTGTGGGTGGTATTCGGGAAAAGGTCTTGGCAGCCTATCGAGCAGGTGTTAAAACTGTCATCTTGCCCCAGCGTAATGAAACAGATTTAGAAGATGTGCCACAAGAGGTACGCAATCAACTCCAGTTTGTTTTTGCCGATGCTGCGGAAGAGGTGTTAGCAACAGCTTTAATGCCTGTTTAA
- a CDS encoding MarC family protein codes for MTSFIVRAFLTLFVVLDPIGLVPLFMTLAGYHSHKVQLRIIRQALLVAGGILFVFALFGNNLLRYLGISVAAFQVAAGILLLKIAIDMVFAQRERETKAEESEAQIRTDISVFPLGTPLIAGPGALASILILQAEAAIYPLGTVVILGIIAFVLLLIYGSLAIAQHITHWLGRTGINVISRVLGILLAALAVQYIVDGILTSIDVKF; via the coding sequence ATGACTTCTTTTATAGTCAGAGCTTTTCTTACGCTGTTTGTCGTTCTCGATCCGATTGGGTTAGTACCCCTTTTTATGACATTAGCAGGGTATCATTCTCATAAGGTACAACTGCGGATCATTCGCCAGGCGCTTCTAGTAGCAGGTGGAATTTTATTTGTCTTTGCATTATTTGGCAACAACTTACTGCGTTATCTAGGCATCAGTGTCGCAGCTTTTCAGGTAGCAGCAGGTATTTTACTGTTAAAAATTGCTATCGATATGGTATTCGCCCAGCGCGAACGAGAAACTAAAGCAGAAGAATCAGAAGCCCAAATCCGAACAGATATTAGTGTATTTCCGCTAGGAACGCCTCTAATTGCAGGTCCTGGAGCCTTAGCTAGTATTTTGATTCTGCAAGCAGAAGCTGCAATCTATCCACTGGGTACTGTTGTGATTTTAGGAATCATCGCGTTTGTGCTTTTATTGATCTATGGCTCACTGGCGATCGCACAACACATTACCCATTGGTTAGGTCGCACTGGGATTAATGTCATTTCCCGAGTCTTAGGAATCTTACTAGCAGC